The following is a genomic window from Dermatophilaceae bacterium Soc4.6.
GCTTCTGACGGCGTCGGCCACCCGGTTCTGCTCGGCGGTGTCATCTGCGGTGGTGGTCGTGATGCGCAGGGTGACCTTGGTGCGGGAGGCGGAGGCGTGTGCGTCCCGGACGCCGTCGACGTCGTCGGCGGCGGCCGCCGCGAGACGGGCCACGTCACGTGGGCGCAGGAACACGCCGGTGGCGGCCTGGAGCGCGACGGCGGTGCGGGGGCGGGGCTTGACGGCGGTCAGGACCAACCACAGCCCGACCAAGGCGACCACGATCCCGACGGGCAGCATCCACAGCGCCGGGCTCAGCCCGTCGACCGCCGTGACAGCACTCGTCAGCCACGACCGGCCCTTGAGGGCTCCCGCGGCCACCAGGGCGGTCTGGGCGCCCACGACGCCGGCGGCAATGACCAGCAGCGCCAAGACGATCCCGACGAGACTGATCACGCCCGGGCCGACCGGGGTCTTCGCTGCGGCCATGGGCTTCAGGTCCGCCCGCCGCAGTGTGACGTCCCCGGCGGTGGGCGCTGCAGCGGCGTCGTCGATCGTCACTGTGTTCGCAGACGGGCCAGGTGCGGTGCGGCTCATTCGACTCTCCTGGGGGGTGTGTCCGGTGCGGGGTGGACGACGTTGGCGGCCGTGACGTCGACGGTGTCGACCCTTAGCCCCGTCAGTTCGCCGACACGGGCCATGACGGTGTCCCGCACCTGCCCGCAGACGTCGGCCAGCGGATGGGGCCACGCGACCGCGATGTCGAGACGCAGACCAGCACGACCCCCGGCGACGTCGGCATTAGCCTTGGGGTAGCGACGACCCAACACCTTCTCCAGGCCAGCCCCGGCCGGTTCAACCCCCTCCACGTCGGCCGCAGCCCGGACCGCGATGTGCTCGACCACCGCCCGAGCGATGACGGTGCGCCCCCGCTCGCTGGGCTCGGCCAACGCTGACCGGACGACCCCTCTTGCCTGGTCTGCGGCGAAGGACCTGTCAGTCACGCTGACGCCCGAGGAGCTTGCTCAGGTCCAGCTCACCGTCGTAGTGGCCGCCTACGAGGTAACCAATGACGCCGAGGACCAGGGCAATGAGGAAGCCACCGAAGCCGCCCACAGCGGCGGCGATTCCGAGCAGCAGACCGGCCAACAAACCAATGGTCGAGGTGGTCATCGTGTCTCCTTCAAGACGAAACTTCACAAACGGTGGGTGCAGGACTGGGGGACGCATAGCGATACTGCGGGCTGTGCAGCGGAACCCCGGTTCTGCCGCCAAACCCCCCAGGGTTGGCGGATCCGGATCCGGTACCTACAGCTGGTCGAAAGTCGCTACGCCTCAGGCTCTCTGGCGGACCGGGGGGCGACAACGTCCTCCACGGTGATGTCGACACGCGTCGTCACCAGGGCCGCGACGACGCGTCGGACCTCCTCTGCAGTGGGCAAGACGGGTGCACCCCAGATAAGGGTGAGGTGGACCTCGGTCACGTCCTCCCGGATCCGGACCCCGTTCACCCGCCGACCAGGAAGATAAGTCGCGACTTCCCCGAACACCCCGGTATGCAGGTCCGCTACCCCAGGCACCGACCGGGCCGCCGCCGCGACGGCATCAGCAAGCTCACCAAGGCTTGAGCTTGCGATACGCCCTACCGGCGTATTATCCGTTCCGGCGGCATTGCGGGGGGAGTCGGTCACTGGACCCGCGGCGCCTTGCCCGAGTCCTTGTCATCCGGGTCGTCCTGGTCGTCATCGGACTCGACGTAGATGTCCTGAACGGTGATGTTGACCTCGCTGACCTCTAGGCCAGTCATCCGCTCGATCGAGGCAATGACGTTGCGGCGGATACCGGCAGCGAGGTCGGCGATGGCCACGCCGTACTCGGCGATCAGCTCCAGGTCGACAGCGGCCTGGCGTTCGCCCACCTCTACCGAGACACCCTGACTGTGGTTGGTCCGCCCGCCGGGGATGCGCTCCATCAGGGATCCGACAGCACGGGCGGCGCCGCCACCAAGAGCGTGGACACCGGAGACCTCACGAGCGGCGATGCCAGCGATCTTCGAGACCACCGTGTCCGCGATCGTCGTCTTGCCCTGGCTGGTCACCAGTGACTGGTCACCGCCGGCGCTGGACGGCGGCTTCGCCACATCGGTGGACGGCTTGCTCATGCTGGTGCTGGTGTCCGACACGAAGATCGACTCCTTTTTAGAGGAAAACTGAGGTGTGTGGGGTGGGGATGTGAGAACTCGCAACGAGCGAACGACAACCCGGGACCCTCGGGGAGTTAGATGCCGGTCAGATCGAAGTGTCACGCCACACACGTTGTGATCTGGGTCACATTCGCCGACACTCGCTGCCCCAACCCGCTGGGTAACCCCTTCGACTGTCCCACCAAGCACCCCAAGGAACAACGGCTGGTCTAGAGCAGAGATGTACGCTGCCGTAGCTGCCCAAGGTGTGAGGCGACGCCGGGGTCGAGGGCTGGGGTCGACGATCCGGCAGTGGCCGAGGCGCAAGCCAGTGAGCAGAGAATCTGGACTGGCGGCCGGCAGGCGCTGGCAATAGGAAGGCTTGACCAACTGATGCCCGATCGCAGCTGAGGTCACGGCCAAGGGTGGTGGCGAGGTGCTGTGACTCGGCGAAGGTGAGCCCGTCCCAATGCTATTCACGATGCCGGCTATCGGCCAGACAGGATGGGCGGACTTGTTCAATACACCCATTCGGCCACAGACTCGAGCTCCCACCACCCGTCCGACACCCAGGACGTCATCCCCCCGAAGGCCTCACGAACGCCATCTGCCTCGACCGCGACACCGAGGACGGCCTCGGGGCCCAGGGCAGCGTCCCAGCAGCCGCTGACCCGCGCCCTGATCATCGAGTCCGCCATCGCGATGATCGACGACAGCGCAGGCCTCGACACCCTGACGATGAGGTCGCTGGGCGCCCACCTGGGGGTGGAGGCGATGGCGTTGTACCGGTACATCGCCGGACGTGAGGACCTGCTCGAGTCCATCGTCGACACGCTGGTAGAGCAGATCCACGTCCGGCCGGACGAGCCCCTTCACGGCCAGCCCGCGTTGACCGACGAGTGGCAGGGGCTGCTGCAGTGGACTGCTCACTGCGTACGGCAGATCGCGATCGACCACTCCGCGATCTTTCCGCTCATCGCGACCCGGCACCCAGCGGCGCCGTGGCTGCGTCCGCCGTTGCGAAGCCTGCGCGTGGTCGAGGACCTCCTCGAGGGGCTGATCGCGTGTGGCTTCAGCGACCGTCAGGCCGTGCAGACGTACCGGGTGTTCTCCAGCTTCCTGCTCGGGCATCTCCTGCTCGAAGCGGCCACCCGCGGCGCGTCAACCGCACCGGCAGAAGAGCCCCTCGACGAGGGTGACGCCGACGTCGCGCCACCCAGCGAGGACGTCGAGGTCTCGGACTTCCCCACGATCGCCCGGACCGCCACGATGCTGGCCGAGGACCACACCCAAGAGGAGTTCGAGAGCGCCTTGGAGGCCCTCCTGGATCGGCTCGACCGCGAATTGTCCCAGTGAAGCAACGAGATATGGCGGATATGTCCATCGGGCTGCGGTAAGTAGATCAGGTGCCCAAATGTGTTGCCGCGGCAGGCCGCTGTGGCGGCGGTCTGACGAGTGTCTCGTACCGTGGGGGCATGGGGGGGCATGGGGCGTCCGCCATCTCCGTTCACCACTTAGAGGGTGCCGAAAATGTGCCCGAGCGACGAGTTCATATGCTTTCGCGTCAGGCCACGGTCCTGAGGGATACCGTTCCTCAATGCTGGGGTTCGTCGGCCAGGTATCGTGCCAGTTCCTTGGCAGCGACGCCGAACACCCAGGCCAGGAGGAGAACGTCATCCACATACCCACCCGCTCGAAAGTCTGGGACGAGGTCATCGGGGGTCACCAAATAGTCAAGGCTGGCGACAAGGAGTCGTTCCCGCGTCGCGACGCCTGCACTGGGGGCGTCGCTGTTCATGGGATGGTCCACATGGGGGCTGTTGTGAGTCAATGCCGCCGCATTATCGAGACGATCGGCCTGGTCACGAAGAAAGCGGACAGCCGCTGCGACTCGGTCTGCTATCGCTGCGAGCGGCCCGCTCGCCTGGTCCAGCGTGTCAACCAGGTCTGCCAGGGCACGAAGCTCATCTGAGCTTTCGATGATGGTGACCGAGCGCTCTCGGGAGCGCAGAAAGGCGTGGCTTCGCACAATTTTGGTGACAGTGGGCGTGGGCGTGCGAGATAGAAGCGTCCAGGTCTGCTCGGCCATGACTACCCACTCCCTCCAGTTGCGTCCACCATCGTCTCCCAGCACTATGCCAGCCCGCGACCGGCATCTGGGGGCTTAGGGGTCCCAGTCAGCTCAGCCTTGGCGCTGGCACCGTTCACCCCTAACGCGCGATCCCGGGGCCCTGTGCGTCAGGATCGGGTGAGACAGGTCGGGTGATGTCCTTCCCCCGCACAGGGCGGTTAGTTGTGGAGCGTGATGACGATGACGACGGCGGATCTCGCCAGCGATGATGGGGTCATGGGACCTTGAGGTGAACGGCCCAAGCGGCGGATGTTACGGCCGAGTACAAGGCGGGCATCGTGGCGGAGTAGGACGCCGCGGACCGCGGGCAGCGTGGTCAGATCCTGCGCCGGGAGGGGCTGTACTCCTCGCCCCGATCGGGGGGCGTCGGGCGCGGGACGCAGGCGCGCAGCAGGGGGCTGCAGCCACGGCCGTCGCGGGCGAAGGTTGCCACGAACGCCTCGTCACCGGACGAACGGCGCGACGGTTCGCGGCTCGGCGCGGGGACCTACGCGCTCGGCCCCCCTGACGTGGTGGTGGCCGCAGTAGGTGAGGTCTGCCACGGCCAGCGGCCAGTGATCTCGAGCTCGAGAGAGAAGCTGAGGAAGGTGCGGATCGCCACGATCAGGGCCAGGACCAGGACGCTGCTCAGCGAGGGGGTGACGGCGACGGTGCGGATGATGTCGGCGGCGACCAGGAGCTCGAGCCCCAGCAGGATCGACCGACCCAGCTGCTGGCGAAATCTGCGGTACACGTCGGTGACGTGACGTCGGGCGCTGACCACCGCGCGTGCGGCGGCCAGCAATACCCCGATGACCATCATGCCCACGCCCGCCGTATCGATACCCTTGCCGACGAGCTCGACGGCTTCGCTGAACTGCACGGTCCTGACCTCCCGGTGACGGACCAGTCTGGTCCTGCCAATCACAGGATCTCACCGCTGGGCTGTCGGCCTGTTCCACCCCCATCGGCACACGGAGAACACCGGGCGAAGGTCACCCCCTCCCCGCGGTCGGCAAAAGTGACGAGGCCCGGTCCGGGCTTGCGGCAGCGTCTCGCAGCGGGTCGTCGACGTAGAACTCAAGCTGGCCGTTGGGTTGGCTTATCACTGAAGCTCGTGGCGGCAGAATGACAGGGCCGCACACGCGGCGGATGGACGCATGTCGCAGCGCGTGCTCACGCCGCGAACCCGGCCACGAGTTGGGTGCCTGGCCGTAGGCTCCTTGAGCATGGTGGATATCGAGAGCACTGTACGGGGATCGGCACCTCGAAGGATCACAGCGGTGGCCGCGCCTACGTCAGCAGGACACGCTCAACCGCTCGGATCACCGGACACCATTCTGCTGGACTCCACTCATCATCAACCCGGTAGCCTCCGTGCACGGGCTCACCACCGCGGCAGAAGCCGCTTACCCGATGTCCACCAGGCGGGGTCAACCCCAGAACGGTAGGTCAGCAGGCGACTGAGGCCGTCACGCGGGCCGCGCTCGTCCAGTTGTTGTAGGTGGCGACCACGCGGAATGTGTAGCTGGCGCCTTTGGTGAGGCCGGTGAGGGTGGTGGTGGTCGTCGCCGCCGCCGTGGTCTTCGTGCTCGAGACCGGTGTCGAGGTGATCGAGTACCCAGTTGTGAAGGTACTGGGTGAGGCTGTCCAGGTGACGGTGGCGGTCGAGGTGGTCCCGCCCTGTGCGCAGGTGGCCGAGGCAGACCCTGGGGCCTGCAGGGTGGTGCTGGTGTAGGCCGTGGCGGTGGCGCTGGTGGTGCGGACCATGCTGGCGAAGGCGGGCGCGACCCCAAAGGCGCAGCACAGCACCGTGATAGAGGCTGCGGCGACGGAGCAGGTGGGTCGACAGGACATCAGCTGGCGACCTCGTCGCTCACCACTGGACCAGGCTGATGACGCGGTCGCCGCCACAGGCGGAGAAGCACCTCCAGGCAGAGGACCCCCGGGATCATCCAGCCACTGACGACCCGCACAATCGGGTGCTGAAGCCCGGCGATAGCCCATCC
Proteins encoded in this region:
- a CDS encoding DUF6286 domain-containing protein, whose product is MSRTAPGPSANTVTIDDAAAAPTAGDVTLRRADLKPMAAAKTPVGPGVISLVGIVLALLVIAAGVVGAQTALVAAGALKGRSWLTSAVTAVDGLSPALWMLPVGIVVALVGLWLVLTAVKPRPRTAVALQAATGVFLRPRDVARLAAAAADDVDGVRDAHASASRTKVTLRITTTTADDTAEQNRVADAVRSAVAQRLSALQKPLRITVRTQGGQR
- a CDS encoding Asp23/Gls24 family envelope stress response protein; translation: MTDRSFAADQARGVVRSALAEPSERGRTVIARAVVEHIAVRAAADVEGVEPAGAGLEKVLGRRYPKANADVAGGRAGLRLDIAVAWPHPLADVCGQVRDTVMARVGELTGLRVDTVDVTAANVVHPAPDTPPRRVE
- a CDS encoding Asp23/Gls24 family envelope stress response protein codes for the protein MTSQGKTTIADTVVSKIAGIAAREVSGVHALGGGAARAVGSLMERIPGGRTNHSQGVSVEVGERQAAVDLELIAEYGVAIADLAAGIRRNVIASIERMTGLEVSEVNITVQDIYVESDDDQDDPDDKDSGKAPRVQ
- a CDS encoding TetR/AcrR family transcriptional regulator C-terminal domain-containing protein; its protein translation is MIDDSAGLDTLTMRSLGAHLGVEAMALYRYIAGREDLLESIVDTLVEQIHVRPDEPLHGQPALTDEWQGLLQWTAHCVRQIAIDHSAIFPLIATRHPAAPWLRPPLRSLRVVEDLLEGLIACGFSDRQAVQTYRVFSSFLLGHLLLEAATRGASTAPAEEPLDEGDADVAPPSEDVEVSDFPTIARTATMLAEDHTQEEFESALEALLDRLDRELSQ
- a CDS encoding YkvA family protein, with product MAEQTWTLLSRTPTPTVTKIVRSHAFLRSRERSVTIIESSDELRALADLVDTLDQASGPLAAIADRVAAAVRFLRDQADRLDNAAALTHNSPHVDHPMNSDAPSAGVATRERLLVASLDYLVTPDDLVPDFRAGGYVDDVLLLAWVFGVAAKELARYLADEPQH
- a CDS encoding DUF1622 domain-containing protein codes for the protein MQFSEAVELVGKGIDTAGVGMMVIGVLLAAARAVVSARRHVTDVYRRFRQQLGRSILLGLELLVAADIIRTVAVTPSLSSVLVLALIVAIRTFLSFSLELEITGRWPWQTSPTAATTTSGGPSA
- a CDS encoding fibronectin type III domain-containing protein → MSCRPTCSVAAASITVLCCAFGVAPAFASMVRTTSATATAYTSTTLQAPGSASATCAQGGTTSTATVTWTASPSTFTTGYSITSTPVSSTKTTAAATTTTTLTGLTKGASYTFRVVATYNNWTSAARVTASVAC